From Scomber scombrus chromosome 9, fScoSco1.1, whole genome shotgun sequence, one genomic window encodes:
- the gpc2 gene encoding glypican-2 isoform X1, whose translation MDTRLSFSRYPLLVLLCSVAALSGTRSPVAAAGRSCSDTRQVYSEKGYSTGTAPLTQISGEHLRLCPQDYTCCSSQMEETLAHQSERDFLKTVEDNSQFLLTTFTQRHRRFDEFFRELIDLSEKSMNQMFTKTYGRLFTQNAHVFQELFVELRRYYSGGSVSLTEVFSDFWSRLVERVFSLVNPQYQFSEDYLECVSKHAEQLQPFGDVPRKLRVQVSRAFIAARALSQGLATGRDIVNKATKLTADSECVRGLMRQWYCPLCRGMPSLRPCHSLCLNVMKGCLANQADLDTEWNNFIDALYQVSEKLEGPFNMELAADSISVKVSEAIMHMQENSVSISTKVFQGCGNPRPVRSKRSPKDSGGNRRPFRTYSPEEKPTTAAGTNLDRLVTELKERLRPMRSFWVSLPHTICNDEKIAADVTNEDRCWNGQTRGRYLPDVTGDGLVSQINNPEVEVDIARPDVRTRQLIMELRVVTNKLRHAQSGQDMDFMDSECEEGSGSGGGDNGERYNDDWPGYGPYSPPYNKPPRNPPSNPAKPPRVRERNGSKWNRNNGHGRIKSATSCLTFSLVPLLSLPLTVTVALMWR comes from the exons ATGGATACCCGGCTATCTTTCTCCAGGTACCCGCTGCTGGTGTTGCTCTGCTCGGTTGCTGCCCTGTCGGGGACCAGGAGCCCCGTGGCTGCTGCGGGGAGGAGCTGCTCCGACACCCGGCAGGTGTACTCGGAGAAAGGGTACAGCACAGGCACTGCTCCGCTGACTCAAATCTCCG GTGAGCACCTGCGGCTCTGTCCTCAGGACTACACCTGCTGCTCCAGTCAGATGGAGGAAACGCTGGCTCACCAGAGCGAGAGGGACTTCCTTAAAACTGTCGAGGACAACAGCCAGTTCCTTTTGACCACCTTTACCCAGAGACACCGCAGGTTTGATG AGTTCTTCAGAGAGCTTATAGACTTATCAGAGAAGTCAATGAACCAGATGTTTACCAAGACCTACGGGCGGCTCTTCACCCAGAATGCACACGTCTTCCAGGAGCTGTTTGTGGAGCTTCGCAGATATTATTCTG GGGGAAGTGTGAGTCTGACAGAGGTTTTCTCAGACTTCTGGTCCAGACTGGTGGAGCGGGTCTTCTCTCTGGTCAACCCTCAGTATCAGTTCAGTGAGGACTACCTGGAGTGTGTCAGCAAACACGCCGAACAGCTGCAGCCGTTTGGAGATGTGCCCCGCAAGCTGCGCGTACAA GTGTCCAGGGCTTTTATTGCAGCCAGAGCACTATCTCAAGGCTTGGCTACCGGCCGAGATATTGTCAACAAAGCAACAAAG ttgacTGCAGATTCAGAGTGTGTGCGAGGCCTGATGCGTCAGTGGTACTGCCCGCTGTGTCGAGGCATGCCTTCCCTGCGGCCCTGCCACTCCCTGTGCCTTAATGTCATGAAGGGATGCTTAGCCAATCAGGCCGACCTGGACACTGAATGGAACAATTTCATTG ATGCACTGTACCAGGTTTCAGAGAAGTTAGAGGGACCGTTCAACATGGAGCTCGCGGCCGACTCCATCTCGGTGAAAGTGTCTGAAGCCATCATGCACATGCAGGAAAACAGTGTCAGCATCTCCACTAAG GTGTTCCAGGGCTGTGGAAACCCCAGGCCAGTTCGTTCCAAACGCTCACCCAAAGATTCAGGAGGCAACAGGAGGCCTTTTCGCACCTACAGCCCCGAGGAAAAACCCACCACTGCTGCAGGCACTAACCTGGACCGACTG GTTACTGAGCTAAAGGAGCGACTTCGGCCCATGCGGAGCTTCTGGGTGTCCCTCCCACACACCATCTGCAATGATGAGAAGATAGCTGCCGACGTCACTAATGAGGACCGCTGCTGGAACGGGCAGACCCGGGGGAG GTATCTCCCAGATGTAACAGGAGACGGGCTGGTGAGCCAGATCAACAACCCTGAGGTGGAGGTGGACATTGCCAGGCCGGACGTGAGGACCCGACAGCTGATCATGGAGCTGAGGGTGGTGACCAACAAACTAAGACACGCTCAGAGTGGACAGGACATGGACTTCATGGACAGTGAGT GTGAGGAAGGCAGTGGTTCAGGGGGTGGAGATAATGGTGAAAGGTACAATGATGATTGGCCAGGTTATGGGCCGTACTCACCTCCCTACAACAAGCCACCACGTAACCCTCCTTCCAACCCTGCTAAACCTCCTCGTGTCCGAGAAAGAAACGGGTCCAAGTGGAACAGAAATAACGGCCATGGGAGGATCAAATCAGCAACCAGTTGCCTCACCTTCTCCTTGGTTCCTTTGTTGTCTTTACCTCTCACGGTCACTGTTGCCCTCATGTGGAGATAG
- the gpc2 gene encoding glypican-2 isoform X2 — protein MDTRLSFSRYPLLVLLCSVAALSGTRSPVAAAGRSCSDTRQVYSEKGYSTGTAPLTQISGEHLRLCPQDYTCCSSQMEETLAHQSERDFLKTVEDNSQFLLTTFTQRHRRFDEFFRELIDLSEKSMNQMFTKTYGRLFTQNAHVFQELFVELRRYYSGGSVSLTEVFSDFWSRLVERVFSLVNPQYQFSEDYLECVSKHAEQLQPFGDVPRKLRVQVSRAFIAARALSQGLATGRDIVNKATKLTADSECVRGLMRQWYCPLCRGMPSLRPCHSLCLNVMKGCLANQADLDTEWNNFIDALYQVSEKLEGPFNMELAADSISVKVSEAIMHMQENSVSISTKVFQGCGNPRPVRSKRSPKDSGGNRRPFRTYSPEEKPTTAAGTNLDRLVTELKERLRPMRSFWVSLPHTICNDEKIAADVTNEDRCWNGQTRGRYLPDVTGDGLVSQINNPEVEVDIARPDVRTRQLIMELRVVTNKLRHAQSGQDMDFMDSEEGSGSGGGDNGERYNDDWPGYGPYSPPYNKPPRNPPSNPAKPPRVRERNGSKWNRNNGHGRIKSATSCLTFSLVPLLSLPLTVTVALMWR, from the exons ATGGATACCCGGCTATCTTTCTCCAGGTACCCGCTGCTGGTGTTGCTCTGCTCGGTTGCTGCCCTGTCGGGGACCAGGAGCCCCGTGGCTGCTGCGGGGAGGAGCTGCTCCGACACCCGGCAGGTGTACTCGGAGAAAGGGTACAGCACAGGCACTGCTCCGCTGACTCAAATCTCCG GTGAGCACCTGCGGCTCTGTCCTCAGGACTACACCTGCTGCTCCAGTCAGATGGAGGAAACGCTGGCTCACCAGAGCGAGAGGGACTTCCTTAAAACTGTCGAGGACAACAGCCAGTTCCTTTTGACCACCTTTACCCAGAGACACCGCAGGTTTGATG AGTTCTTCAGAGAGCTTATAGACTTATCAGAGAAGTCAATGAACCAGATGTTTACCAAGACCTACGGGCGGCTCTTCACCCAGAATGCACACGTCTTCCAGGAGCTGTTTGTGGAGCTTCGCAGATATTATTCTG GGGGAAGTGTGAGTCTGACAGAGGTTTTCTCAGACTTCTGGTCCAGACTGGTGGAGCGGGTCTTCTCTCTGGTCAACCCTCAGTATCAGTTCAGTGAGGACTACCTGGAGTGTGTCAGCAAACACGCCGAACAGCTGCAGCCGTTTGGAGATGTGCCCCGCAAGCTGCGCGTACAA GTGTCCAGGGCTTTTATTGCAGCCAGAGCACTATCTCAAGGCTTGGCTACCGGCCGAGATATTGTCAACAAAGCAACAAAG ttgacTGCAGATTCAGAGTGTGTGCGAGGCCTGATGCGTCAGTGGTACTGCCCGCTGTGTCGAGGCATGCCTTCCCTGCGGCCCTGCCACTCCCTGTGCCTTAATGTCATGAAGGGATGCTTAGCCAATCAGGCCGACCTGGACACTGAATGGAACAATTTCATTG ATGCACTGTACCAGGTTTCAGAGAAGTTAGAGGGACCGTTCAACATGGAGCTCGCGGCCGACTCCATCTCGGTGAAAGTGTCTGAAGCCATCATGCACATGCAGGAAAACAGTGTCAGCATCTCCACTAAG GTGTTCCAGGGCTGTGGAAACCCCAGGCCAGTTCGTTCCAAACGCTCACCCAAAGATTCAGGAGGCAACAGGAGGCCTTTTCGCACCTACAGCCCCGAGGAAAAACCCACCACTGCTGCAGGCACTAACCTGGACCGACTG GTTACTGAGCTAAAGGAGCGACTTCGGCCCATGCGGAGCTTCTGGGTGTCCCTCCCACACACCATCTGCAATGATGAGAAGATAGCTGCCGACGTCACTAATGAGGACCGCTGCTGGAACGGGCAGACCCGGGGGAG GTATCTCCCAGATGTAACAGGAGACGGGCTGGTGAGCCAGATCAACAACCCTGAGGTGGAGGTGGACATTGCCAGGCCGGACGTGAGGACCCGACAGCTGATCATGGAGCTGAGGGTGGTGACCAACAAACTAAGACACGCTCAGAGTGGACAGGACATGGACTTCATGGACA GTGAGGAAGGCAGTGGTTCAGGGGGTGGAGATAATGGTGAAAGGTACAATGATGATTGGCCAGGTTATGGGCCGTACTCACCTCCCTACAACAAGCCACCACGTAACCCTCCTTCCAACCCTGCTAAACCTCCTCGTGTCCGAGAAAGAAACGGGTCCAAGTGGAACAGAAATAACGGCCATGGGAGGATCAAATCAGCAACCAGTTGCCTCACCTTCTCCTTGGTTCCTTTGTTGTCTTTACCTCTCACGGTCACTGTTGCCCTCATGTGGAGATAG